Proteins encoded together in one Nitrospiria bacterium window:
- a CDS encoding radical SAM protein, giving the protein MSEYQPFLIAWNLTQRCNLFCSHCYLSAGERVTGGPTELTTPECFRVVDGLCRVNPATILVLTGGEPLLRKDLPDIARYASGKGMMVVVGTNGTLLNDARIAELKKAGVMGFSISVDSLDPKHHDSFRCLPGALDGALRGIDCCRRNEMAFQIHTTASQMNFGEIPRLIEFAYSKGARVFNLFFLVCTGRGEAMSDITPRQYEEQLNALIDVQEKFPGMLIRSRCAPHFKRIAFERDPSNPFTKAQGYEGGGCLAGTHYARITPEGDLTPCPFIPVSVGNLRQTGFDRLWNESPILNELRSPRLKGKCGDCEFEVLCGGCRARPFASHGDYLDEDLWCLYTPKGGPKIKPMVEEEIKLIWSKEAEERLARLPFFLQKMIKGRVERQAINSENTVITLQLMEDLRKKTFGTASPIFKQGIFKGLSRSDMKDE; this is encoded by the coding sequence ATGTCTGAATATCAGCCTTTTCTCATTGCATGGAACCTTACCCAAAGGTGTAACCTTTTCTGTTCCCATTGCTACCTTTCGGCGGGGGAGAGAGTTACGGGTGGGCCAACAGAGCTGACCACCCCTGAGTGTTTCAGGGTGGTGGATGGCCTTTGTCGAGTCAATCCCGCCACCATTTTGGTTTTGACGGGGGGGGAACCCTTGCTCCGGAAAGATCTCCCCGATATCGCACGCTATGCTTCCGGAAAAGGAATGATGGTTGTGGTGGGAACCAACGGGACATTACTCAACGATGCACGAATTGCTGAACTAAAAAAAGCAGGGGTCATGGGCTTTTCAATCAGCGTGGATTCTCTAGATCCTAAACACCATGATTCATTCCGGTGCCTTCCCGGTGCATTGGATGGGGCCTTGAGAGGAATCGATTGTTGCCGCCGAAATGAGATGGCCTTTCAAATTCATACCACTGCCAGCCAAATGAATTTTGGGGAGATCCCTCGCCTCATTGAATTTGCCTATTCAAAAGGGGCCCGGGTATTTAATCTTTTCTTTTTGGTCTGTACGGGGCGGGGGGAAGCCATGTCCGATATTACTCCCCGCCAATATGAAGAGCAATTGAACGCTTTAATCGATGTTCAAGAAAAATTCCCGGGGATGCTGATTCGATCCCGGTGTGCCCCCCACTTTAAGAGAATTGCTTTCGAAAGGGATCCCTCCAACCCTTTTACCAAGGCCCAAGGATATGAGGGGGGTGGATGCCTCGCAGGGACTCACTATGCCCGAATTACGCCTGAAGGGGATCTGACACCATGTCCTTTTATTCCTGTCTCGGTGGGAAACCTTCGCCAAACTGGTTTTGACCGATTGTGGAACGAATCACCTATTTTGAATGAACTCCGTTCCCCCCGGTTGAAGGGAAAATGTGGGGATTGTGAATTTGAAGTTTTGTGCGGGGGATGTCGGGCAAGACCCTTTGCCTCACATGGAGATTATTTAGATGAAGATTTGTGGTGTCTTTACACACCCAAAGGTGGACCCAAAATAAAGCCGATGGTTGAAGAGGAAATTAAATTAATTTGGTCCAAAGAGGCTGAAGAACGTTTGGCCCGGCTTCCTTTTTTTCTTCAAAAAATGATCAAGGGGCGGGTAGAAAGACAGGCAATAAATTCGGAGAACACGGTGATTACCCTTCAGTTGATGGAAGATCTTCGGAAAAAAACTTTTGGTACAGCTTCTCCAATTTTTAAACAAGGTATTTTTAAAGGGTTATCGCGTTCCGATATGAAAGATGAGTAG
- the glgC gene encoding glucose-1-phosphate adenylyltransferase has protein sequence MDKTISIILAGGVGSRLSPLTVNRAKPAVPFGGIYRIIDFTLSNCIHSGLRQILVLTQYKSHSLQKHLRDGWSIFNPEIGEYITAVPAQMRMGEGWYAGTADAIQQNSYILERSKAKYVLVLAGDHIYRMDYARMVEEHAHRKWDVTVGCFPVPIGEALGFGVLEIDEDHLIQGFIEKSQNPPHIPGNPKEALASMGIYVFNLSFLLNILAQDYQEKDSQHDFGKNILPKMVGNYSMGAYRFGGKEGRVTIDGYWRDVGTLDAYFQANMDLLKPLPPLNLYQKDWPIRTYHGQYPSARLVPSSSGEEGLVSNSLLAGGDVIIGAKINRCIFSPNVRVEAGAVVEDGILFEGVCVGEGAKLRRCIIDKGVFIPPKESIGYDLAKDRSRFTLSEEGVIVVPKNYQFY, from the coding sequence GTGGACAAAACGATTTCCATTATATTGGCAGGAGGGGTGGGATCAAGACTTTCTCCTTTGACCGTTAATCGGGCAAAACCCGCTGTTCCCTTTGGGGGGATTTACAGGATAATTGATTTTACTCTTTCCAATTGTATTCATTCCGGCCTTCGGCAGATTCTGGTTTTGACACAGTATAAGTCCCATTCCCTTCAAAAACATTTGCGAGACGGATGGTCGATATTTAACCCTGAAATTGGGGAGTACATCACTGCGGTACCCGCGCAAATGCGAATGGGGGAAGGGTGGTATGCGGGAACAGCCGATGCAATTCAACAAAACAGTTATATTTTGGAAAGAAGCAAAGCCAAATATGTTTTGGTATTGGCCGGGGATCATATTTACCGAATGGACTATGCCCGGATGGTGGAAGAACATGCTCACCGAAAATGGGACGTTACCGTAGGGTGTTTTCCTGTTCCCATTGGTGAGGCGCTTGGGTTTGGTGTGTTGGAAATTGATGAAGACCATCTCATTCAGGGGTTTATTGAAAAGTCTCAAAACCCTCCCCATATCCCGGGAAACCCGAAGGAAGCCCTGGCTTCAATGGGAATCTATGTGTTTAACCTTTCTTTTTTGCTTAATATTCTTGCCCAGGATTACCAAGAAAAAGATTCACAACATGATTTTGGAAAAAATATTTTACCCAAAATGGTAGGGAATTATTCAATGGGCGCTTATCGTTTTGGAGGAAAAGAAGGAAGGGTCACAATCGATGGATATTGGAGAGACGTGGGAACCTTGGATGCCTATTTTCAGGCCAATATGGATCTTTTAAAACCCCTCCCACCCTTAAACCTTTATCAAAAAGATTGGCCCATTCGCACCTACCATGGGCAATACCCATCTGCCCGTTTGGTGCCTTCCTCATCGGGGGAGGAAGGTTTGGTTTCCAATTCCCTTTTAGCGGGGGGAGATGTCATCATTGGTGCTAAAATAAATCGCTGTATTTTCTCTCCCAATGTCCGGGTCGAAGCCGGTGCTGTTGTAGAGGATGGTATTCTATTTGAAGGGGTCTGTGTTGGGGAAGGGGCCAAATTGCGGCGCTGCATTATTGATAAAGGGGTTTTCATCCCTCCCAAGGAGAGCATCGGGTATGATTTGGCAAAGGACCGATCCCGTTTTACCCTATCGGAAGAGGGTGTTATTGTGGTTCCGAAAAACTACCAATTTTATTGA
- a CDS encoding universal stress protein produces MFNTSFKKILVPTDFSECSQVAVEYAVSLAKAFKGELNIFHVMEPIVYELDFSFVQPTGSPDLRDRLGESLNKKLAPIRAEGISVEGFVFSGVPSAEIIKFAKSRQADLIVMGTHGRTGLAHVLLGSTAERVIQKAPCPVLTVNVSKNLMAAKEKTEKFEKDLRFATEILNGKTQKTFCHLCGKASNEFICEPCKIRVQAEALEKKKKVEREGRVK; encoded by the coding sequence ATGTTCAATACATCATTTAAGAAAATTTTGGTTCCAACGGATTTTTCAGAATGTTCACAGGTTGCGGTGGAATATGCGGTTTCGCTTGCGAAGGCTTTTAAAGGGGAACTGAACATTTTTCATGTCATGGAACCGATTGTCTATGAATTGGATTTTTCCTTCGTACAGCCAACAGGGTCCCCTGATTTGAGAGATAGGCTAGGTGAGTCGTTAAATAAAAAATTAGCCCCCATCCGAGCCGAAGGAATCTCTGTGGAAGGGTTTGTTTTTTCAGGGGTACCCTCCGCTGAAATTATTAAGTTTGCAAAAAGCCGCCAAGCAGATCTTATCGTCATGGGAACTCATGGCCGAACGGGCCTCGCCCATGTTTTGTTGGGAAGTACCGCCGAAAGGGTGATCCAGAAAGCTCCCTGTCCGGTTCTAACCGTTAACGTTTCAAAAAATTTAATGGCCGCAAAGGAAAAAACAGAAAAATTCGAAAAAGATTTGCGGTTCGCAACCGAAATATTGAATGGGAAAACCCAAAAAACATTTTGCCATTTGTGTGGAAAAGCCTCCAATGAATTTATTTGTGAACCCTGTAAAATTCGGGTTCAGGCCGAGGCATTGGAAAAAAAGAAAAAGGTGGAAAGAGAAGGAAGGGTGAAATAG
- a CDS encoding universal stress protein has product MSLVIKRVLFATDFSACSEQARQWASFLGKRFGSSIDVIHVLEFNPGMKEESPVAKIYLDHYHKEFGQQLESLKILLQNEIKEVFSHQRVGLPVDEICRFAQKENSDLIVLGTHGWSGIDRVLLGSTAERVVRGAPCPVVTVRLKDPGEGKTLHREQKAEGTDGVPSLKRFLIPVDFSDCSLEAMEYGIEIAKLFGAQVVLLHVTEPRGYGIGFTLSHHSKDEEIHLDLEKRLKEYVRVFQSQGLQIDYRLEGGFPVDQILEESNQFPPDLIVMGTHGRKGFSKFVSGSVAEAVLRHSPCPVLTLKSPKYTPV; this is encoded by the coding sequence ATGTCTTTAGTGATAAAGCGGGTTTTATTTGCAACTGATTTTTCAGCCTGTTCAGAGCAAGCCCGTCAGTGGGCGAGTTTTCTTGGGAAAAGGTTTGGGTCATCGATCGATGTGATCCATGTGTTGGAATTTAATCCAGGAATGAAGGAGGAATCCCCGGTTGCGAAAATTTACCTGGATCATTATCACAAAGAATTTGGGCAGCAACTGGAATCGTTAAAAATCCTTTTGCAGAATGAAATCAAGGAGGTGTTTTCCCACCAAAGGGTCGGGTTGCCGGTGGATGAAATTTGTAGGTTTGCCCAAAAGGAAAATTCGGATCTTATTGTCCTGGGAACCCATGGATGGAGCGGCATTGACCGGGTTTTATTAGGGAGTACAGCAGAACGCGTGGTGAGGGGAGCGCCTTGTCCGGTGGTTACCGTCCGGTTGAAAGATCCGGGGGAGGGAAAGACGCTTCACCGGGAACAAAAAGCAGAGGGAACCGATGGGGTGCCCTCCTTAAAGCGGTTCCTTATCCCTGTGGATTTCTCCGATTGCTCGTTGGAAGCAATGGAATATGGAATTGAAATTGCCAAGCTTTTTGGGGCTCAGGTGGTGCTTTTGCATGTAACGGAGCCCAGAGGGTATGGAATCGGTTTTACGTTGAGTCATCATTCCAAAGATGAAGAGATCCATTTGGATTTGGAAAAACGGTTAAAGGAATATGTCCGTGTTTTTCAATCTCAGGGCCTTCAAATAGATTACCGATTAGAAGGAGGGTTTCCCGTAGATCAGATATTAGAGGAGAGCAATCAATTCCCCCCGGACCTCATTGTGATGGGGACCCATGGTAGAAAGGGTTTTTCCAAGTTCGTAAGTGGGAGTGTCGCCGAGGCTGTTTTACGCCATTCCCCCTGTCCGGTCCTCACGCTTAAAAGTCCAAAATACACCCCGGTTTAA
- a CDS encoding phage protein GemA/Gp16 family protein: MKEIGKNQLKAIWAQSHRMGLNGESLHEFVENQTRKKSLRTLTHTEAQQILLQLQQKKSGKIQTGEEGSERGNHISFSQIDFIHGLAKEMDWNRFRTQRLTQRMYGLRKLERMNKKQASGLIEALKAIKKRKAA; encoded by the coding sequence GTGAAGGAGATCGGGAAAAACCAGTTAAAGGCTATTTGGGCACAATCACACCGAATGGGTCTGAATGGGGAATCTCTTCATGAATTTGTTGAAAATCAAACCCGGAAGAAATCTCTTCGGACCTTAACACATACTGAAGCCCAGCAGATTTTATTACAGCTTCAACAAAAAAAATCCGGTAAAATCCAAACAGGTGAAGAAGGTTCGGAGAGAGGAAATCATATTTCCTTTTCTCAGATCGATTTTATTCATGGGTTAGCAAAAGAGATGGATTGGAACCGATTCCGGACCCAGAGATTAACCCAAAGGATGTATGGTTTAAGAAAATTGGAGAGAATGAATAAAAAACAGGCCTCGGGGTTGATTGAAGCCTTAAAGGCCATTAAAAAACGAAAGGCTGCTTAA